DNA from Leptospira mayottensis 200901116:
TATGGGATTCCAAAATGGTGTTAATCTAGGGGGGATCGGACCCAAAGCACGAGGACTGGAACCATATTGGTAGCTTCCATATTGAAAGGAAGGCGGATTTAACGATTCCCATTTTGGACCCCACCAGTATCCCATTGTATCATCCATACTATGCGTAAGTTCATGGTGTATTACCTTTGATAATCTGGCTGCACTATAATAGTCAAAATTATAGTTAAAATTTAGAGGAGTTAGTTCTGATCTGGATTTTATCCCGTCCTGAACGTCTAAAAATATAATATTTTCACTCGGTCTTGATAGACCTCCTGCAGCACCAAGCGAATTTATAGTGAGATTTCGAGTGAATATTATTTTTTCCGCTCGAGCTTTGATAAAATATCCTCTTGGATACCTTGCAATTTCAGCTGTTACGAGATCTTTATAATAGTTTAAATCTTCGTCGGAATAGTTGGTATCGTAGGAAACAAAGGGAGATGATACGATCGTGTGCGTTATGATTTGAACGTCACGATCGTAGTTTTCAACCCGATCTTGAAATAATAAAGATAAAAGAAGACCAGAAGTATTTTTATCCTCTTTTTTAGTGGAACAAGAGGAAAGGAAGATAAAGACAAACAAAAGATTTAAAACTAATTTTACGTTCATTCTCATGGATTTTACCCCGGATGTTTTTCAAAACATCTCAATAGGATAACGAAATGATCGTTCTATTGTGTGCCAAGAATCCTGAAAAAACTCGGGCAAAAGAGTTCAGATTATAATGAGAACTCCATAAGTCTTAAAAACAAAGCATACTATTTGAACGATCGAGAACCCTCCATGTAATCTGTGGAAGGTTCCTACATTCTTCGGTCTCAGCTAATTGGATGGAGAAGAAATTGATAGCCTTAGATATCTATGGTTCACTCGGAGAAAACTCAATGTAAGGGTCGTCGCGGCAGGGACCGACGGATTCACGACTAGGTCGTGAACCAACGCTTTCGCTCTGCGGCTTTTGGCCGCCTTATTCCCTACGGTCATTCGGCAGATCAAGTATAGGGTTTTAGAAAAATGTTATCTAATTTTGATTCGAGTTTTCAATAACTTGACCAAAGCTGAGAGCCCGGTCCCGCCTGATTCCATTCAAACTTACGTTTGTAAGTCGATTGGCGGGGCCGCCCAAGTTTAATTCTATGTGTTCACATTTTATTATGAATTATTTGAAAGCTCGACTCCTGAGCCTTCATTTTAAACCGAAGAAGAGAAATTCTCCAATTTAAAGTTCTTCGTCGGAAGAATAAGTCAAAATCAGAGAAGCTAATAACGTCAGCAAAAACTGAGAAAAAACCCAGAGCCAAACGATTAAACTAGGCAAAACATTCACAAAATTTAATATAGAAATCGCAGGTCCGACATAAGCCGCGAGAGAAAAACAGATCGCAACTAACAATCCGCCCACAATTCCCACTGGAAGCGAATCCTTTGCAAGCCGGACTAAAACTCCCAAAAAGAAAACCTGAACGAGATCAGCAAGGATCGGTCCTACCCATAAGATCATTCCAACAGATTGGAAAAAGTTTTTATAGGTAGAATCATAGTAAAAACGAGAAAACAAAAGACTGCGAAGCGGTACGGAGATCACTTCCCAAAAACCGAAAGCGATAAATAACCTTAGAAGAAACTGATTCCAATCTTTCGCAGTCTTTAAACTCATTTTTATTTTCCTACGATGAACACTACATTAGTCGTTGCGGACCCGCCGATATTCAACATTAGTCCGTTCTTAACGCCTTCCACTTGGTAATTTCCAGCGGTTCCGGTTACTTGTTTGTACAAGTCGAGCATCATTCGAACCCCGGAAGCACCCACGGGATGTCCAACTCCTATAAGTCCACCGGACGGATTAATCGGTTTTTTACCTTTAATGTCGATGACGCCGTCTTCGATTGCTTCGTGTTCTTTTCCTGGTTGAGCGATTCCAAATGCAGAAATCGCTGCGTATTCGGAAGAAGTAAAACAATCGTGAGTTTCAAAAACGTCGATGTCTTTTACTCCGAGTTCCGCTCTTTCGTAAGCGTCTTTTACGGTTTGTCTGGTCCAAGGGAGAATGTATTTATCTCCTTTCGACTCGGCGACCTTCGCTTCAAAAGTGATCGGAGCCACTCTATGTCCCCAACCTTTCAGTCTTGGAATGGAAGAAACTTTCTTTCCTCTCTTTTTAGCGTATTCTTCGGTATAGGATTTATTCGCAAGAACAACCATCGCCGCACCGTCGGTAACTTGAGAACAATCGGTGATGCAAAGTCTTCCACCCACGGCCATATTGTATTCTCCGCCTCTTGCGTTTGCGTGTTCCTTGTTCATGAACCAAGAACGAGTCTGTGCTTTCGGATTTTTCTTTGCGTTGTCGTAGTTGATTCTTGAAATTTCAGCAAGCGCTCCCATAAATCTTTGTTCCGGAAGTTTGTATCTTTCGAGAATTACATCCGCAAGTTTTCCGAAAAGTTTCGGGAAAGGAAATTGAACTCCTTTCGCTTCTTTTTCGTAGTATGCCGCGGTTCCTAAAAAGTCTCCACCTACGGAAGAACTTACGGTTTTCATAATCTCGATTCCGAGAACGATTGCAACGTCATAGTCCTTTGCACGGATTTTTGTCGCAGCCGCATCAAGTGCGATGGATCCGGAAGCGCAAGCCGCTTCAAAACGTCCGCCCGGAATTCCGTAGAAAGCAGGATCGACTTCGGTTAAGAACGCACCCAAGTGACCTTGAGTTGCGTATTGTTCCGCGTCGAAGTTTCCTACGAAAATTCCGATTCGATTTTGTTTATTCAGTTTTTTAATTTCATCGGGAGTAATTCCGACGGCCACGAGTCCGTCTTGAACGGCTTCGCGCATTAAGGACATGAAGGTCTTTCCTTCTTTGGTCCAGTTTCTTTGAAAATCAGTTTGTTCCCCGCCGAGGACGTAAATTTTATCGCTCATGTTGACCCCCTAATTATCCTTTGAAAAGTGAACGAGCATCCAGCTTTTCCTTCAACTCGTAAAATGGCTTTCCTGGTTTCGCTTTTGCTAATACTTCAGGAACCGGAAGTTTTGCTTTTTCGATCAATTGAATCGTATCCTTAGGCCCACCTAAAAAATCCACAAATGCGGAAGCGGGAGCCCAGTTGAATCCCGTTCCCATCGCGAGGTCCGCCATTTCTTTCGTATCTACGACTTCGCCTACGATTGATAGAGAGTAACTAACGTATCTTGCGATAAAATATCTCGCGAGGTCCGCTTCAAAACCTTTCGCTTCTTTTACGATGTTCATTGCGCCTGTGTAATCCGCTTCGGAAATTTTTTTGTTCGCCTGACGAATAAAATCAATCTCGAACCTAGGAACCGGCTCGTACAGATCAGCGCCTATATTATAGACTAATTTTTCCTTCTTACCGTCCGGAGTTTTGGACATCTTGTAAAGTCCACCGCCCGCTTTTCTTCCTAGATCGCCTTTATCAATGAGCTTTTGGAAGTAACCAGGCATTTTAAAAGTAGAATGAGCAGCATCCTTTGTCATTTCATAGAGATTATCCACGATCGCTTTGTGAACATCCAAACCTACGAAGTCCGCCGTATCCAGAGGAGCCATCGCTCTTCCCGTGTAGCCGCTCATAATCGTATCCATCAAAGCAATTCCGCCTTTATCGGAATACTTTTCAGCGATTTGAGCGACTTCGTTGATAAGCTGAAACCCAATTCTATTTCCGGCAAATGCAGGAGTATCGTTTGTATAAACAACCGCACGGCCTAAAACCTTTTCCAGATACTCTCCGAGTTGTTTGAGAACTTTCTTATCTGATCCTTTGTGAGAAACCAATTCACAAAGAATCATTTTGTAAGGAGGATTAAAGAAATGAGTTCCGAAATAATGCCTTTGTCCGTCTTCGTCGAACGCTTTGGAAAGTCTTTCTATCGAAAGACCGGAGGAAACAGTGGAAACAATGGTTCCCGGTTTTCTCGCGTTTGCAATTCTTTTGTTGATCGGTTCTTTTACTTCATAACTTTCCGCAACAAGTTCAAAAACCCAATCGGATTCCGAGACTGCCTTTTCCAAATCCGCATCATACGAGCCTGGG
Protein-coding regions in this window:
- a CDS encoding LIC13305 family lipoprotein, with amino-acid sequence MRMNVKLVLNLLFVFIFLSSCSTKKEDKNTSGLLLSLLFQDRVENYDRDVQIITHTIVSSPFVSYDTNYSDEDLNYYKDLVTAEIARYPRGYFIKARAEKIIFTRNLTINSLGAAGGLSRPSENIIFLDVQDGIKSRSELTPLNFNYNFDYYSAARLSKVIHHELTHSMDDTMGYWWGPKWESLNPPSFQYGSYQYGSSPRALGPIPPRLTPFWNPIDGFVSEYATTNFAEDRADIGGAIQGRQFSYLNQICAVDPIVAAKVRLTIDEMNRFWPYPGAENTAWKRRFTEIQCN
- a CDS encoding acetyl-CoA acetyltransferase; this encodes MSDKIYVLGGEQTDFQRNWTKEGKTFMSLMREAVQDGLVAVGITPDEIKKLNKQNRIGIFVGNFDAEQYATQGHLGAFLTEVDPAFYGIPGGRFEAACASGSIALDAAATKIRAKDYDVAIVLGIEIMKTVSSSVGGDFLGTAAYYEKEAKGVQFPFPKLFGKLADVILERYKLPEQRFMGALAEISRINYDNAKKNPKAQTRSWFMNKEHANARGGEYNMAVGGRLCITDCSQVTDGAAMVVLANKSYTEEYAKKRGKKVSSIPRLKGWGHRVAPITFEAKVAESKGDKYILPWTRQTVKDAYERAELGVKDIDVFETHDCFTSSEYAAISAFGIAQPGKEHEAIEDGVIDIKGKKPINPSGGLIGVGHPVGASGVRMMLDLYKQVTGTAGNYQVEGVKNGLMLNIGGSATTNVVFIVGK
- a CDS encoding 3-hydroxyacyl-CoA dehydrogenase family protein, yielding MREIKTVTVLGANGTMGAGSAAIVASFGKAKVHMLARDTNKAKEGIEKAIGSVKTDTIRPRLIPGSYDADLEKAVSESDWVFELVAESYEVKEPINKRIANARKPGTIVSTVSSGLSIERLSKAFDEDGQRHYFGTHFFNPPYKMILCELVSHKGSDKKVLKQLGEYLEKVLGRAVVYTNDTPAFAGNRIGFQLINEVAQIAEKYSDKGGIALMDTIMSGYTGRAMAPLDTADFVGLDVHKAIVDNLYEMTKDAAHSTFKMPGYFQKLIDKGDLGRKAGGGLYKMSKTPDGKKEKLVYNIGADLYEPVPRFEIDFIRQANKKISEADYTGAMNIVKEAKGFEADLARYFIARYVSYSLSIVGEVVDTKEMADLAMGTGFNWAPASAFVDFLGGPKDTIQLIEKAKLPVPEVLAKAKPGKPFYELKEKLDARSLFKG